In one window of Pseudorasbora parva isolate DD20220531a chromosome 7, ASM2467924v1, whole genome shotgun sequence DNA:
- the LOC137083529 gene encoding complexin-3-like, translating into MESVVKKALLSPMKTLKFCVSGEKKPPSWTKRGSKRQGTKVTTCADPRLLRSYQADLERERKLREAMNAQKNAERAAMRMHFRRKYQLTKDAKDSAQLRAAGRKVCLPRGLAEMVRPKAAERDDSFSLSQAFQRLSFSSNTHSHTTAAGAGAEPCRVM; encoded by the exons ATGGAGTCCGTGGTGAAGAAGGCCCTGCTCTCGCCCATGAAGACGCTCAAGTTCTGCGTGAGCGGAGAGAAGAAGCCGCCAAGCTGGACCAAAAGGGGGTCAAAACGCCAGGGGACAAAGGTCACGACCTGTGCAGACCCACGTCTGCTGCGATCCTATCAGGCCGAcctggagagagagag GAAGCTGCGTGAGGCAATGAACGCTCAGAAGAACGCTGAGAGAGCTGCGATGAGGATGCATTTCAGGAGGAAATACCAGCTGACCAAG GATGCCAAGGACTCGGCACAGCTGCGGGCCGCGGGGAGGAAAGTGTGTCTCCCCCGAGGACTGGCTGAGATGGTTCGGCCCAAAGCCGCTGAGAGAGACGACAGCTTCAGCCTGAGCCAAGCCTTCCAACGCCtcagcttcagctcaaacacacactcacacaccacAGCAGCTGGAGCTGGAGCCGAGCCCTGCAGGGTCATGTGA